One Brevibacillus choshinensis genomic window carries:
- a CDS encoding branched-chain amino acid ABC transporter permease, with protein sequence MANMKWKSFNGIPLLVTLIWIVAFAASLHFLDKSVLAFLGILSSIVLVYYTNTSKAIKMVIGAAVLLIIIPLVAGDNRYYMEVASQVGIYVAMALGLNIVVGFAGLLDLGYVAFFAAGAYAYAIFSTSQANEFIAGNLFPLSGEWFWPFLIVGLIVAAVFGVLLGLPVLRVKGDYLAIVTLGFGEIIRIIFNNLDKPINITNGPQGITPIPSPELFGIKMGTPFYFYFIVLFVIAFIVLANIRFEHSRLGRAWIAVREDELAAQSMGISLLNTKLAAFATGASFAGVVGVIFAAKQTFIDPTSFTLMESIGILVMVILGGSGSIPGVVLGAAFVTILQVQLLKEFSNFLHSLQQSGIINLPNQLDPSKFQRLVFGIMLILVALYRPNGLIPAKRKKNDLDAIKASKFGQAKLGILSKISQISSGKQS encoded by the coding sequence GTGGCAAACATGAAATGGAAATCGTTCAATGGCATTCCTCTTCTCGTCACACTGATTTGGATCGTAGCATTTGCAGCCTCCCTGCACTTCTTGGATAAATCGGTCCTTGCGTTTTTGGGAATTCTCTCTTCCATCGTTTTGGTTTATTACACAAACACATCCAAAGCGATCAAGATGGTGATAGGGGCAGCTGTGCTTCTCATCATCATTCCGCTGGTAGCCGGGGACAACCGCTACTACATGGAAGTAGCTTCGCAGGTAGGGATCTACGTTGCGATGGCGCTTGGCTTGAATATCGTAGTCGGCTTTGCCGGATTGCTTGACTTGGGATATGTAGCGTTCTTTGCAGCAGGTGCGTACGCCTACGCGATTTTCTCCACTTCCCAGGCGAACGAATTCATCGCAGGCAACCTGTTCCCGCTGTCGGGAGAATGGTTCTGGCCGTTCCTCATCGTCGGTCTGATCGTCGCAGCGGTGTTTGGGGTCTTGCTCGGTTTGCCTGTGCTTCGTGTAAAAGGGGACTACCTGGCGATCGTAACACTGGGCTTCGGGGAAATCATCCGAATCATTTTCAATAACCTGGACAAACCGATCAACATCACGAACGGGCCGCAGGGGATCACGCCGATTCCGTCCCCGGAGCTGTTTGGCATCAAAATGGGGACGCCGTTTTACTTTTACTTCATCGTATTGTTCGTCATTGCCTTCATCGTACTCGCCAATATCCGCTTCGAGCATTCCCGACTGGGGCGTGCATGGATTGCGGTTCGCGAGGATGAGCTGGCGGCCCAATCGATGGGGATCTCCCTCTTGAATACCAAGCTCGCTGCTTTTGCGACGGGTGCATCCTTTGCAGGTGTCGTCGGAGTCATTTTCGCAGCGAAGCAGACCTTTATCGACCCTACCTCCTTTACCTTGATGGAATCGATCGGGATTCTCGTCATGGTCATCCTGGGAGGAAGCGGCAGCATCCCGGGCGTAGTACTGGGGGCAGCATTTGTTACGATCCTGCAGGTGCAGCTGTTGAAAGAATTCTCTAACTTCCTGCACTCTTTGCAACAATCGGGCATCATCAATCTGCCGAACCAATTGGACCCATCCAAGTTCCAGCGTCTCGTCTTTGGGATCATGCTGATACTCGTGGCGTTGTATCGTCCGAACGGGCTGATTCCGGCGAAGAGGAAGAAAAACGATCTCGATGCAATCAAAGCGAGCAAGTTTGGCCAAGCGAAGCTGGGGATTCTCAGCAAGATTTCTCAAATTTCCTCGGGCAAACAATCGTAG
- a CDS encoding ABC transporter ATP-binding protein: MALLEAKNLTKRFGGLVANQDVSISIDKGSITAVIGPNGAGKTTFFNMITGFYEPDEGEILLNGKSIKGLRPDQIASRGITRTFQNIRLFKEMTALENVMVGVHSRLSAGLLGILFNTKRVREEEEKARVEAYQLMEYVGIAHVANEAAGSLPYGLQRRLEIARAMATNPSIILLDEPAAGMNPRETVEMTDFIRRLKRELDLTIILIEHDMKLVMGLSEYIHVLDYGRKIAEGTPEQIRNNPNVIEAYLGKSASEVS; the protein is encoded by the coding sequence ATGGCATTGCTAGAAGCGAAAAACTTGACGAAGCGATTTGGCGGTCTCGTGGCCAATCAGGACGTTTCGATATCCATTGATAAAGGTTCGATCACGGCTGTTATCGGTCCGAACGGTGCAGGAAAAACGACCTTCTTTAACATGATTACAGGCTTTTACGAGCCGGATGAAGGCGAGATCCTGCTGAACGGAAAAAGCATCAAAGGTCTTCGGCCAGACCAGATCGCAAGCCGAGGCATTACGCGGACATTCCAGAATATCCGCCTGTTCAAGGAAATGACGGCACTGGAGAACGTGATGGTCGGCGTTCACAGCCGCTTGTCTGCCGGGCTGCTCGGGATTTTGTTCAACACCAAGCGCGTGCGGGAGGAAGAGGAAAAAGCCCGCGTGGAAGCGTACCAGCTGATGGAGTACGTCGGGATCGCCCACGTAGCCAACGAAGCTGCAGGCAGCTTGCCTTACGGTCTCCAACGGCGTCTGGAAATCGCCCGCGCCATGGCGACCAATCCGAGCATCATTTTGCTGGATGAGCCGGCAGCGGGGATGAATCCGCGTGAGACGGTAGAGATGACGGACTTCATCCGCCGCCTGAAGCGTGAGCTGGATTTGACCATCATTTTGATCGAGCATGACATGAAGCTGGTCATGGGCCTTAGCGAATACATCCACGTGTTGGATTACGGGCGCAAAATTGCAGAGGGAACACCGGAGCAAATCCGCAACAACCCGAACGTAATCGAGGCGTATCTCGGAAAAAGCGCGTCGGAAGTGTCGTAG
- a CDS encoding ABC transporter ATP-binding protein yields the protein MALLELQNIHTYYGGIHALKGLTISVEQGEVVTLIGSNGAGKSTTLKTICGQTRAKEGKITFNGKDITQLRTHDIAHLGIAHVPEGRRIFPKLTVRENLEMGAFSVTDKKIIDEGVERAFAYFPRLKERINQKGGTMSGGEQQMLAIARGLMMKPKILMLDEPSMGLAPILVEQIFDIVTELNKEGMTILLVEQNANQALSVAHRGYVIQTGEIILKDDAQTLLANPQVREAYLA from the coding sequence ATGGCATTGTTGGAATTGCAAAACATTCATACCTATTACGGCGGAATCCACGCGTTGAAGGGCTTGACGATTTCCGTAGAGCAGGGCGAAGTCGTCACACTGATCGGTTCAAACGGAGCGGGGAAGTCGACTACGCTGAAAACCATCTGTGGACAGACACGCGCAAAGGAAGGCAAGATCACCTTCAACGGCAAGGACATCACGCAGCTGCGCACGCATGATATTGCGCACCTGGGGATCGCTCACGTGCCTGAAGGACGTCGCATTTTCCCTAAGCTGACGGTTCGTGAAAACCTGGAGATGGGTGCTTTCTCTGTCACGGATAAAAAAATCATCGACGAGGGAGTCGAGCGGGCATTCGCATACTTCCCTCGCTTGAAAGAGCGGATCAACCAAAAGGGCGGTACCATGTCCGGTGGAGAGCAGCAGATGCTGGCGATCGCACGCGGACTGATGATGAAGCCGAAAATCTTGATGCTCGATGAGCCGTCCATGGGCTTGGCGCCTATTCTGGTGGAGCAGATTTTTGACATCGTCACCGAGCTGAACAAGGAAGGGATGACCATCCTGCTCGTTGAGCAAAATGCGAACCAAGCCTTGTCGGTAGCCCACCGCGGTTATGTGATCCAGACAGGTGAAATCATCTTGAAGGACGACGCGCAGACTTTGCTCGCAAATCCACAGGTGCGCGAGGCGTATCTGGCGTAA
- a CDS encoding YjcZ family sporulation protein — protein sequence MRTDVQHSTPSSQTRADSFPICKIAKMTNRTIIAEMKPDVHAIPHAIICHAIRVHPFAVFHAGPSSFVQAKSTLCSYPVSSHDKGGEGTMGFFGDDFSLVLVLFILLVIIACEC from the coding sequence ATGAGGACTGATGTCCAGCACAGCACTCCCTCCTCACAAACCAGGGCTGACTCTTTTCCCATTTGTAAAATTGCAAAAATGACGAATAGGACTATCATAGCAGAAATGAAGCCTGACGTGCATGCTATTCCTCACGCGATCATATGCCACGCCATCCGCGTACATCCATTTGCTGTTTTCCACGCTGGCCCCTCCTCATTTGTCCAAGCAAAGTCAACACTTTGCTCATATCCTGTCAGCAGTCATGATAAAGGGGGGGAAGGGACAATGGGCTTCTTTGGAGATGATTTCTCGTTGGTTCTTGTGCTTTTTATCTTGTTGGTGATCATAGCCTGCGAGTGCTAA
- a CDS encoding PLP-dependent aminotransferase family protein codes for MLDISPHLVEGSEALYLQLYRYFCVEIQSRRLPSGTRLPSVRALSHHLRVSKTTVETAYHQLLAEGYLESRERSGFYVVDVEWDGPVSAGRVSNNQPVPKGSKQELVPQAAAEAHSKAAFPIRYDFHQAQVDAEHFPFELWRRYTHQCMQRENQSVLYYGDRQGELSLREEIARYLRQARGVQATAEQIVIGAGTQVMITLLGLLFGLRGQAVAMEDPGYNGVRAVFLHLGFEIQPIPLEEDGIDVEALGNSGARLVYITPSHQDPTGIVMPYAKRLKLLQWANRTESYIMEDDYDGEFRYSGRPIPSLQGLDTEGRVIYLGTFSKALLPTIRISYMVLPHSLLSIYQEGLIEFDQTASRVHQETLALFMKHGDWVRHIRKMRTLYRKKHEAMLHVLQEEMGPSIRITGQDAGMSVMVEVQSAHSSKELAKIAEEAGIRVHPACHKWIRPVENALPSFQFGFGGQSIKDIEAGIRLLSRVWKPYLSSVVPSLEERAWRRERR; via the coding sequence GTGCTGGACATCAGTCCTCATTTGGTAGAAGGAAGCGAAGCGTTGTATTTGCAATTATATCGATATTTTTGTGTGGAAATTCAGTCGAGACGGCTGCCGTCCGGAACGAGATTGCCCTCTGTCCGTGCTCTCAGTCATCATTTGCGAGTGAGCAAAACGACTGTGGAAACCGCCTATCATCAGCTGCTCGCGGAAGGATACTTGGAAAGCCGGGAGCGGAGCGGTTTTTACGTAGTCGATGTGGAATGGGATGGTCCTGTGTCTGCCGGTCGTGTGAGCAACAATCAGCCCGTGCCGAAAGGGAGCAAGCAGGAACTTGTTCCCCAAGCAGCGGCAGAGGCCCATAGCAAGGCAGCTTTTCCGATTCGCTATGATTTTCATCAGGCGCAGGTCGATGCGGAGCATTTCCCGTTTGAACTGTGGCGCAGGTACACCCATCAGTGCATGCAGCGGGAAAACCAGAGTGTGCTCTATTATGGAGATCGTCAGGGAGAGCTGTCCCTGCGAGAGGAAATCGCTCGCTACCTCAGGCAAGCCCGCGGTGTTCAGGCGACAGCCGAACAGATCGTGATCGGAGCAGGTACGCAGGTCATGATTACCTTGCTTGGCCTTTTGTTCGGCTTGCGCGGACAAGCTGTCGCGATGGAGGATCCCGGGTATAACGGCGTGCGCGCGGTGTTTTTGCATTTGGGCTTTGAGATCCAACCGATTCCACTGGAGGAGGACGGCATCGACGTGGAGGCATTGGGGAATAGCGGGGCAAGACTGGTCTACATCACGCCTTCCCATCAGGACCCTACCGGAATTGTGATGCCCTATGCGAAGCGGCTCAAGCTGCTGCAATGGGCGAATCGGACGGAGAGCTACATCATGGAGGACGATTACGATGGGGAGTTTCGCTACAGCGGACGACCGATCCCGTCCCTGCAAGGGCTGGATACGGAGGGACGCGTCATTTATTTGGGAACGTTCTCCAAAGCATTGCTGCCGACGATCCGGATCAGCTACATGGTCCTCCCCCATTCCTTGCTGTCGATCTATCAAGAGGGACTGATCGAATTTGATCAGACAGCGTCGCGGGTCCATCAGGAGACATTGGCGCTGTTTATGAAGCATGGCGATTGGGTGAGACATATCCGAAAGATGAGGACGCTGTATCGCAAAAAGCATGAAGCCATGCTGCATGTCTTGCAAGAAGAGATGGGGCCGTCTATACGGATTACGGGTCAGGATGCGGGCATGTCGGTAATGGTGGAAGTTCAGAGTGCACACAGCTCTAAAGAGCTCGCCAAAATTGCCGAGGAGGCGGGAATCCGCGTCCATCCGGCCTGTCACAAATGGATCAGACCGGTAGAAAACGCGCTGCCCTCCTTTCAATTCGGCTTTGGCGGCCAGTCCATCAAGGATATCGAGGCTGGCATACGACTGCTTTCACGAGTGTGGAAGCCCTATTTATCATCAGTCGTCCCGTCCTTGGAGGAGAGAGCGTGGAGAAGGGAGCGCAGGTAG
- a CDS encoding AzlC family ABC transporter permease, whose product MSYTAFSKGMKQIFPVAASGIVDGLVFGILARQAGLGVTEAMLFSLLVNAGSSQFAAVGLISQGIVGWPILVSTLLLNARHLLYGLSLGPKFRGTSPWKLALMGGWLNDETYALKATYLASGEKPSLPYFAGASAADYLIWNVSTFAGAWFGAVFTQTEAYGLDFAFVATFLGFLAVNLVSPFHVKVAGGAAAVACIGYALGGATVAVITGTLTAVAIGTQTAALTGAVSRER is encoded by the coding sequence TTGTCGTACACAGCTTTTTCAAAAGGAATGAAACAGATCTTCCCCGTAGCTGCTTCGGGGATCGTGGATGGTCTGGTATTTGGGATATTGGCGAGGCAAGCCGGGCTGGGTGTGACGGAGGCGATGCTGTTTTCGCTGCTGGTCAATGCCGGATCCTCTCAATTTGCAGCAGTAGGACTCATCTCTCAAGGAATAGTAGGCTGGCCGATTCTGGTTTCTACGCTCTTGTTGAATGCGCGGCATCTCCTGTACGGATTGTCGCTTGGTCCAAAATTTCGCGGAACGTCGCCGTGGAAGCTCGCATTGATGGGAGGATGGCTCAATGACGAGACGTATGCGCTCAAAGCGACGTATTTGGCATCCGGTGAAAAACCGAGCCTCCCCTATTTCGCCGGGGCGAGTGCTGCGGATTACCTGATCTGGAATGTCAGCACCTTTGCGGGGGCTTGGTTTGGGGCCGTATTTACCCAGACGGAAGCCTATGGACTTGATTTCGCTTTTGTAGCGACGTTTCTCGGATTTCTCGCCGTGAATCTGGTGTCCCCGTTTCATGTGAAAGTGGCCGGGGGTGCTGCTGCGGTGGCATGCATAGGTTACGCTCTGGGCGGAGCGACGGTGGCCGTCATTACCGGGACGTTGACAGCCGTGGCGATTGGGACGCAGACAGCTGCGTTGACTGGGGCGGTGAGCCGTGAACGATAA
- a CDS encoding AzlD domain-containing protein, whose protein sequence is MNDKVLLYIGLMALITYLTRFPMLLISSRWEIPDWLKRGLAMVPVGVFSSMTIPPILFHAPKGEWSPEYLIAGIAALVVGLWKKQIVLALLAGVIVVALWRQLALWM, encoded by the coding sequence GTGAACGATAAAGTCTTGCTGTATATCGGACTGATGGCGCTCATCACGTACTTGACCCGTTTTCCCATGCTCTTGATCAGCTCTCGTTGGGAGATACCGGATTGGCTCAAGCGGGGGCTGGCGATGGTTCCGGTAGGCGTGTTCAGCTCCATGACGATTCCCCCCATTCTGTTTCACGCACCGAAAGGGGAATGGAGTCCGGAATATCTCATTGCCGGGATTGCGGCGCTTGTTGTCGGTCTGTGGAAAAAACAGATCGTACTGGCTCTCTTGGCAGGGGTCATCGTGGTTGCGCTTTGGCGTCAGCTGGCGCTGTGGATGTGA
- a CDS encoding IclR family transcriptional regulator produces the protein MDQVLSSVRNSCRLLKIFLDSPKELGVTELSKMLEMSKGAVHKLLSTLESEGFIRQNEKTKQYTLGYTLLELGTKVLKNHDIVDFSMPYLHRLVSRTNELVVLCVKDARDAIYVAKVDSPHPVRFTVESFRRFPLYSTTAARVLLAYQPKEFQDDILEEATLKTYTPYSYTSIDSLKEDLAVIKSRGYEISSNRRNKGVTGIAAPIFDAAGQVTASISVIGPSDRVLPQQEDILHETLETVQEMSALLGYRPS, from the coding sequence ATGGATCAAGTGCTCTCTTCTGTCCGCAACAGCTGCCGGCTGTTAAAGATTTTCCTCGACTCGCCGAAAGAACTCGGCGTCACGGAATTAAGCAAGATGCTAGAGATGTCAAAGGGAGCCGTGCACAAGCTGCTCTCCACTCTGGAATCAGAGGGGTTTATCCGCCAAAACGAAAAAACCAAGCAGTACACGCTTGGCTACACCCTCCTGGAGCTAGGAACAAAAGTATTGAAAAATCACGACATCGTCGATTTCTCGATGCCTTATTTACATCGTCTGGTTTCCCGCACCAACGAGCTGGTCGTGCTGTGCGTGAAGGATGCGCGGGACGCCATTTACGTCGCGAAAGTGGACTCTCCGCATCCGGTTCGCTTTACCGTGGAATCGTTCCGGCGTTTCCCGCTGTACTCGACCACTGCGGCACGGGTACTGCTCGCCTATCAGCCAAAGGAATTTCAGGATGACATCCTAGAGGAGGCGACACTCAAAACATACACGCCTTACTCCTACACTTCGATCGATTCCCTCAAGGAAGATCTGGCGGTGATCAAATCGCGCGGCTACGAAATCAGCTCCAATCGCCGCAACAAAGGAGTCACTGGTATCGCCGCTCCGATCTTCGATGCCGCCGGTCAAGTGACCGCTTCGATCAGTGTCATCGGACCGTCGGATCGCGTTCTTCCGCAGCAGGAAGACATCCTGCACGAGACGCTGGAGACCGTACAGGAAATGTCCGCACTGCTCGGATATCGACCTTCATGA
- a CDS encoding ABC transporter substrate-binding protein — MKKKALSVLSIFALTGSLLAGCGSPAPQAAAPAQPAGSKDSAPAQVQLEDTLVVAGNGATVEKLMKDEFFKKFNEKYPNVKLTYVSGVSTEIVAKVKAQKNSPQIDLTIVEGGEQEKGRQEGLWETVSAADIPNMKNVPGDLKIKDDSGVVVNFTPMGITYNTELVKEKNLPVPKSWNDLTKPEVKGNITMTDVASNFGRSTMIMLAYANGGSETSIEAGFQKMATIAGYMPTFAKSAAQLQQNLQNKSAAYTTWTMARSLTQKETGLPVEFVFPEEGGNIVPNVATLVKGAKHPQAAKAFIDFLLTDEVQTAYATKLFYNPATPVKLPDDVAKTLEFDRSKVVNFDYEVLSKETSNWLDRFNKEIAPKTGK, encoded by the coding sequence GTGAAGAAAAAGGCATTATCCGTACTCTCTATTTTTGCTCTGACAGGTTCCTTGCTTGCAGGGTGTGGCTCGCCAGCACCGCAAGCAGCTGCTCCAGCCCAGCCAGCTGGCTCCAAAGACAGCGCTCCTGCACAGGTGCAGCTGGAAGACACGCTCGTCGTAGCAGGTAATGGCGCAACGGTAGAAAAGCTGATGAAGGATGAGTTCTTCAAAAAGTTCAATGAAAAATACCCGAATGTAAAGCTGACGTATGTGTCTGGCGTTTCTACGGAAATCGTGGCGAAAGTCAAAGCGCAAAAGAACTCTCCGCAGATCGACCTGACCATCGTCGAGGGCGGGGAGCAAGAAAAAGGCCGCCAGGAAGGCTTGTGGGAGACCGTATCCGCAGCTGACATCCCGAATATGAAGAATGTGCCGGGTGATTTGAAGATCAAGGATGACAGCGGTGTCGTCGTGAACTTCACTCCGATGGGAATCACCTACAACACCGAGCTCGTAAAAGAAAAGAACCTCCCTGTTCCGAAGTCCTGGAACGATCTGACCAAGCCTGAAGTAAAGGGCAACATCACCATGACAGACGTAGCGAGCAACTTTGGCCGCTCGACCATGATCATGCTGGCGTATGCCAACGGCGGATCGGAGACGAGCATTGAGGCTGGTTTCCAAAAGATGGCGACCATCGCCGGCTACATGCCTACTTTTGCTAAGAGCGCCGCTCAGCTCCAGCAAAATCTGCAGAACAAGAGCGCAGCCTACACCACTTGGACAATGGCTCGCAGCCTGACGCAAAAAGAAACCGGTTTGCCGGTAGAGTTCGTCTTCCCTGAAGAAGGCGGTAACATCGTGCCGAACGTGGCTACCTTGGTAAAAGGGGCAAAGCATCCGCAAGCAGCGAAAGCGTTCATCGATTTCCTTCTGACAGATGAGGTCCAAACCGCTTATGCGACCAAGCTGTTCTACAACCCTGCCACTCCGGTGAAGCTGCCGGACGATGTGGCAAAAACACTGGAATTTGATCGCTCCAAAGTCGTGAACTTCGACTACGAAGTGCTCAGCAAAGAAACATCCAACTGGCTGGATCGCTTCAATAAAGAAATCGCACCAAAAACAGGAAAGTAG
- a CDS encoding ABC transporter ATP-binding protein — protein sequence MTKVIDVELRGIMKKFQNNVVVQDFNLQVEQGEFISFLGPSGCGKTTTLNMIAGFLDPDGGDLLIKGQRMNGVPPYKRELGMVFQTYSLFPHMTVAENIAYGLKLRKVGKSEMQERVSRVLDLVKLPNVADRYPKQLSGGQRQRIAIARALVIEPSLLLLDEPLSNLDAKLREELRDELKRLHQEIGVTTIFVTHDQEEALSLSDRIVVLNHGFVEQIGTPLEIYNEPASEFVHTFIGKTNRMEGEVVDIAGDRLTLRTKEGMTIHAAKQQRPFAQGQKVIVFVRPEKITLTDAAGPGINQAEGTLQLASFLGSYTECEVHAGGHHLSVKVQMSDKSAEREAGTKVFCQWNPEDVLVMPAERG from the coding sequence GTGACCAAGGTGATTGACGTCGAACTACGCGGCATCATGAAAAAATTTCAAAACAATGTCGTGGTTCAAGACTTCAACCTGCAGGTGGAGCAGGGCGAATTTATCTCTTTCCTCGGACCATCTGGTTGCGGTAAGACCACGACCCTGAACATGATCGCGGGTTTCCTCGACCCCGATGGCGGTGATTTGCTGATCAAGGGGCAGCGCATGAATGGCGTGCCCCCTTACAAGCGGGAGCTGGGAATGGTGTTCCAGACCTACTCCCTCTTTCCGCACATGACGGTGGCGGAGAACATCGCGTACGGCTTGAAGCTGAGAAAAGTAGGAAAGTCCGAAATGCAGGAGCGGGTATCGCGTGTGCTGGATCTGGTAAAGCTGCCGAATGTCGCGGACCGCTACCCCAAGCAGCTGTCCGGGGGCCAGCGTCAGCGTATCGCGATTGCGCGTGCGCTGGTCATCGAGCCATCCCTGCTGCTGCTCGACGAACCGCTCAGCAACCTCGACGCCAAGCTGCGGGAAGAGCTGCGCGATGAGCTGAAGCGTCTGCATCAGGAGATCGGCGTGACGACGATTTTTGTGACGCATGATCAGGAGGAAGCCCTGTCCTTGTCTGACCGGATCGTGGTACTGAACCACGGCTTCGTGGAGCAGATCGGTACGCCATTGGAAATCTACAATGAGCCAGCTTCTGAATTCGTTCATACTTTCATCGGAAAGACCAACCGGATGGAGGGCGAAGTGGTCGACATCGCAGGAGATCGACTCACCCTTCGCACCAAAGAAGGAATGACCATCCATGCAGCCAAGCAGCAGCGCCCGTTTGCACAGGGGCAGAAGGTAATCGTCTTTGTAAGGCCGGAAAAAATCACGTTGACCGATGCGGCCGGGCCGGGGATCAATCAGGCAGAAGGAACTCTGCAGTTGGCTTCGTTCCTCGGGTCTTATACCGAGTGCGAGGTGCATGCTGGCGGACACCACTTGTCTGTCAAAGTGCAGATGAGCGACAAATCGGCGGAGCGTGAGGCGGGGACGAAGGTGTTCTGCCAATGGAATCCGGAAGACGTGCTGGTCATGCCAGCAGAGAGGGGATGA
- a CDS encoding ABC transporter permease, which translates to MSKRLSITLLTAPAMIVLLGVFLIPMLLMLMLSFQDENEAFSLKNYALFVQDPFYVEILWRTIRVSLWTVLASLVLGYPVAMYMAQATGKMRGIVTMLILAPHLISVVIRNFGWVVVLGEKGWINESLVALGIIDQPLRLLYNELGVVIGLTDSFIAYMVLALATSMYAIDPSLNKAASILGASRVRTFFTVTLPLSLPGIIAGTTLVFSLSMSAFVTPALMGGTSVKVMPVIAYEQIMATLNWPLGAALAFLLLGSTIVLVTLYTKLIETKRYKEVFAS; encoded by the coding sequence ATGAGCAAACGTCTCTCGATCACACTGCTGACAGCGCCAGCCATGATTGTCCTCTTGGGTGTCTTCCTGATTCCGATGCTCTTGATGCTCATGCTCAGCTTTCAGGATGAAAACGAAGCTTTTTCTCTGAAAAACTATGCCTTGTTTGTGCAAGATCCGTTTTATGTGGAAATCCTGTGGCGAACGATCCGCGTCAGTCTTTGGACTGTGCTCGCTTCGCTGGTGCTCGGTTACCCGGTAGCGATGTACATGGCGCAGGCAACTGGGAAAATGCGCGGAATCGTCACGATGCTGATTCTGGCCCCGCATCTGATCAGTGTGGTCATCCGCAACTTTGGCTGGGTGGTCGTGCTGGGGGAGAAGGGCTGGATCAATGAATCCTTGGTCGCTCTGGGGATTATCGATCAGCCGCTGCGGCTCTTATACAACGAGCTGGGAGTGGTGATCGGCCTGACCGACTCGTTTATCGCCTACATGGTGCTGGCGCTTGCGACGAGCATGTACGCCATCGATCCTTCGCTGAACAAAGCGGCATCGATTCTCGGTGCTTCGCGTGTCCGCACCTTTTTCACTGTGACGCTGCCGCTCAGTCTGCCTGGCATCATTGCGGGAACGACGCTGGTGTTCAGCCTGTCCATGAGTGCATTCGTCACACCTGCGCTGATGGGTGGAACATCCGTCAAAGTGATGCCGGTCATCGCCTACGAGCAAATCATGGCGACGTTAAACTGGCCGCTGGGTGCCGCTCTTGCCTTCCTTCTGTTAGGAAGCACGATCGTGCTCGTTACGCTGTACACCAAGCTGATTGAAACGAAGAGGTACAAAGAGGTGTTTGCGTCATGA
- a CDS encoding ABC transporter permease, producing the protein MKKINILGLITFLVLLLVNLPFLVIIPSSFTAAGYLAFPPEGFSWQWYSMILDRPEFIDSLWTSLKLAAITAVLATFLGTLAAFALSKYKFRGSGVLNALMLSPLTVPSLIIGISALLFFTRIGIAGTFTGLLLAHILISIPYVVRLVLTGLSSFDYTLEKAGYMLGAHPFRVFWDITLPLLRPAIVSGMIFSFLTSFDNVTVSLFLVAPDTTTLPLAIFTYMQETLDPLVASISSVVILLSLVFIILLEKVYGLERLFGLNSQSH; encoded by the coding sequence ATGAAAAAGATCAACATACTAGGGCTCATTACCTTTTTGGTGCTGCTTTTGGTCAATCTGCCGTTTCTGGTCATCATCCCGAGCTCGTTTACGGCTGCAGGGTATCTGGCTTTTCCGCCTGAGGGCTTTTCCTGGCAATGGTATTCCATGATTTTGGACAGGCCGGAGTTTATCGATTCGCTCTGGACGAGTCTCAAGCTGGCGGCCATCACAGCAGTGCTGGCGACCTTCCTGGGCACCCTCGCGGCGTTTGCCTTGTCCAAATACAAGTTTCGCGGGAGTGGAGTGCTCAACGCCTTGATGCTCTCGCCCCTCACCGTTCCATCGTTGATTATCGGGATCTCAGCACTGCTGTTCTTTACACGGATCGGCATCGCGGGGACGTTTACCGGTCTCTTGCTCGCTCACATCCTGATTTCTATTCCGTATGTGGTGCGGCTCGTATTGACTGGTCTCAGCTCCTTTGATTACACGCTGGAAAAAGCGGGATACATGCTGGGAGCTCATCCGTTTCGCGTGTTCTGGGACATCACACTTCCGCTCCTGCGGCCTGCTATCGTGTCCGGAATGATCTTCTCGTTCTTGACGTCGTTTGACAACGTGACGGTTTCGCTCTTTTTGGTGGCCCCGGATACAACGACACTGCCGCTGGCGATTTTCACCTACATGCAGGAGACATTGGACCCGTTGGTGGCTTCCATCTCGTCCGTCGTCATTCTGCTGAGTCTGGTGTTCATCATTCTGCTGGAAAAGGTATACGGACTGGAGCGCCTATTCGGACTCAATTCTCAATCCCACTAA